DNA sequence from the Mauremys mutica isolate MM-2020 ecotype Southern chromosome 9, ASM2049712v1, whole genome shotgun sequence genome:
GGGCATGCAAGTTCACGCTGTGCAGAGAATGCCATTTTGCTCTCCAAAATGGAGTCCTCAATGCTGTCTGGGGTCTCAGGAGGAAATAGTTAATTAAAACGGGGTCATGCCAGCAAagagtttgggaacctctgagTTATCGCTTAGTGGAAGTAGACTCAAGCTTGGAACAGGCTCACTTCACACTTTTCAATGTTTCCATTTGCACCTTGGAATCATACATTTCTCTTCTCCCTGTCTTTcagccataaaaaaaaatctgacagatTCTTCCTGCCACCTATTACTAACAGCAATTCAAAATCATCTGTTTTTCTTGACATTTTTCTGCCCTTTAACAGTGTCACAGCGACTTTCTTCCCCTGAGGGCAAAGGAGTCCACCCTCCTCccaacagtttgatttttaaaatgaaaggagACAATAACAATGTGCCAGATCCTGAGCTCCTCACTCAACATTTACTGAGACAAATTCCCACTGACTGAATAAACACTAACACCCTAATTCATCAAGACACTTAAGTCCATGAGGAGTGCCTTTGAAGCCAatggtgcttaaaattaggcatgtaCTTAATTCCCTTATATCGGTCCAAATTCTGATGTCTTCACTTAGTTGCAGATTCAACAAGGtaattatttttcctttaaaaagtgtcTTATTAACTTCTTCTGCATAATTTGCATAACCCCCCTCTTATTGTGCATGTTTAATATTCCTGGGAATGTGTAGTACTTCCTCACTCATAATTTACTGTGTTATCTAGTCAGGCGTGAAAGTAAAATGGAGCTCTTACCGGTATGGGACCTCTCTGGCAcacctggaaggggcggggcctcaggcagaaggggcggggctggggtcagCATCCCTCAGCCAGTCCATCTGCActccagcagcaatttaaagggccaaggGCTCTAGCCAGCAGTGGCAGCggaggctggagccccaggcccttttaaatcacagcCCCAGGGAAGCGACCTCTTTTGCCCTGCCCCACTGGCTGCCGCTTTTGCGCCCCCCATCGGCAGCCTTGCCGGGTCGTCGCTGCCCCTTTTGCGCCCCTCCCCATTGACGGCCCTGCTGGTAGGGACCCGGCAGGGCCACCGACGGGGGGTGCAAAAGGGGCAGCAACGTTAAAGTACTGCAATGGCAGCGCTTTAAGCAGAGTCCTTAAATCcctgctgtggcagcgctttaaagtcAGCGGTACAGGCCGGTACTGGTGGCTACTTTTTACTGGTACACTGAACCGGCCCATActgccttactttcacccctgtacCTAGTTcttctgtgtgtttgttgtttAAGAATTTTTTCAGCCTTCTCTGAATCTTACTACTTATATTTCTAGACTGAAGGGCATTGGCTAAGTGCAAGGATTCTGGTCACAAAGTTGTTCTTCCATCAACAATTATTCTCAGTACGAGGCCTCAATTGTAACTGATATGTATGCTAATAACTGCTACCAGTAGGTGGCAGTAATCCCTCAAACATATCCTACAAAAATTTCCTGCAAATATCTATCCgtaatgttgttgtagccagCCGTGTGGGTGCTAGGgtataagagagacaaggtgagtgaagaCCTTTATACACCTCAGATTCATTAATTACAGTAAAGGAAGAAAAAATTTTCTGGAGGGAAAATGATtgttcttttattggaccaacttctggtgatgagagagacaagctttcaagctacacagccTTCCTCAGGTCAGGGAAAGgtattcagagtgtcacagctaaatacaaaggtcaaacagatagtttagcgtaagttgttagcacatattctaagggaccatttaccttagtacctttcccagacttaaggaagagttctgtgtagctcgaaagcttctctctcactaCCAGAtgtttggtccaataaaaggtaatacctcatccaccttgtctctgcaAATATTGGCTATCTGTAACTTCCAAGAAAGTGCCAATTATAATTCACCAGTCCATGATTAAAAACCCTTAGTGACCAGTTGTAACGTCACACAAACGAAATACAGCTTTAAAAAACCTGATAGTTTTTGGATCAGCTTCTACGTATTTTGGTTCCTTTTCTCATGCCTTTTAATAACGAGGACAAAACAGAACTGTAAATCAAATCATATTATTATACTTAGAAAATACAGTTACTTACCTGTTGTAacagttgttctttgagatgtggctGCAGATATGTATTCCACAACCCACCCCTGGTGCCAGATCTGGCAATGCTCTTGCACATGAGCCTCCCCCAGACACCTCAGACAGCTGGAGTCTGGGTCGCTCACTGGCATAGGCTTGCCACAGGAGGCACAGGGTTTGAAGTCTggagactggggcatggcccTCTACGCAACTGTGGGGTctaactatatatacacactaaagttgtatatacatatatacactaAAGGTAACTAAACTTGTGAAGAAAGAAGGGAATAACAAAGCCACTAGATGAAAGCCTTGCCAAGGCAAGAGGAGTTGTTCCAGCGACCATcttgggtggtaagaaggaactgagagggtgcagTCTATCTGGGTCCCTTATACCAGTGCACGAGCGCATAGCATCAGAGGGCGCTAAAGCTGTTCCAATCGATACCACTGAAggaaaaatctccaatgactgtGCCTGGGGTGCACCCACAcgtaatgtggaatggacatgagcaaacaCTGGGAGAAGAAAATATAAGCACCTGGGAGGGACATAAAtaaagaaggaaaacaaaagaGAATACCATACCTGGCAATAGCTAAGCAGTAGATTGCATTATCTCTTGGAGTTCTTCCACTGTGTTCTGAGAAACACTCAGAGGAGGAATTTAAGAGCGATTTAGCATTAGGTGTTGAATAGTAGAAAGGAGGGCGGGAATTTCTGAGGCTAGAAATAGGGGGCAAAGGAACTTTAGCTAAACACATGTTTTGGTCCATACTTTCATCTTTTCTAGGCTGAGCAGCCTTCTTTCTAATATTCTTCTTTTGGTGAAGTCTGTGTATGTTAGGGAGCTTATTTGCATCTTCCAACGGAGGTAATTTGAGCTTTATTACTTTTTGCTCCCCCTTTGTAACTGTCAAGGGACATGACTCTTTCCCATGTGGAGTTTGATCAATTAGGTTTGGTAACTTATAGTCCATATTGCCTGCTGCCTTGATCCTGGCTTTGGAGGTCATTTTTGGCTTTGTGAAGCCATCCACGATAACAGTGTCCCCCACGCGTGTTCTGAAGACTGCAGCCTGGTTAAGCCATTTCGTGGTAAGGATGTGACTCTGACCCCTAAGCAGCCACTGCTTTAATTTAATGAAAATCTTCATGGGAAGTGAAAAATTAGGATAAGAAACCACTGACCACATTTTGGTAACTAAATATAGCACACAATCCTTATGTTTGTGTTTGATGCATATGTTCAGAGGAATTTGCCCTGCTGGATTTTGGCACTCTAAGCACAACACACTATAATTAACAAAGGCCTTCAGTATAATTAGTTGGCCTGCTTCTGCAGCTGCATGAACTGGACATTTAGTTACATCTGGATGATGTGTTTCCTGACACCATTCTCGATAGGGATGAACACCCACTGCCGCATTGGGTCTCACTCCTTGTTTCAGGATCCATGCTGCGAGCTCAAGGTGCCCAAAAAATGCTGCCATGTAAAGAGCCACTCTCTTCtgatatctgaaaaaaaaaatgcaaaaaaaataaattaacagaaGAAACTAAAGAAATCCAACATAACATTAGCATTAGAAAAATACTACCTTTCAAAATTATGTATATTTCTTTGCAGAATGACAGCACAAAAATATTCAGCCAAACATATGCCAAGATATGTCTGTAAGCCTCATAATTTTGTGCTCTAATGGGTTGATTAGATAGTATGGTCCCCATATGAATAAGTAATTTGTACCTTTGTTAAAAGGGCTTAGTCACTGTTGATCATATTTGTTATCCACAAATGAAAACAGAGGCATACGCTGATTTTACAGTCTGTGGAGAGAAGATTTTAAGATGACCCACTAGAGGTATCATGGGTGAAGAGGAGTTTCATAAAGTGgaacaggatttacagtttacaCGGAGTAAGGCGTTTCACATCCACATGACATTAAAAAATGTGAGATGAGTACACAAGATCTTTAAAGACCAGTGTAAAAAGAGTGCAAGTATTTCAGAGACAAATAGTTGGACATTTTAAAAGTGGGGGAGGAGATTAAATGATACAGGTACAAAATAGGGGACGAGGGTTAAAATACATGTGAAGAGGATAGGCTTGTCCGGCTAATTCTTATCTAACAATTCCTTATGTTGTGTGTGTCCTTGTTCTTGGTAAAGACAGTAGAAACCACTTGCTATGCAAAGCCACTGCCACTAAatagaaaaataaaccttcttaGACTATCACCACAATCTAGGTATGGAGTAATATTGACACTGAGCTACTCTCTCATATACTGTAATCCATATGACAATTATTTTCATTATATTGCATCTTTCATTAGATTTCCACTGATCGAGAGCTACTCTATTCTAGCTTAATTCTCCGTTCAAGTATGTTATTCATACGTTGCCCTTTTATATCCTACAGTGCATTAATAATTAGATATCACAAAGGGTCACTGTGTTTATAATGCCCAGATTGAAAGGAAACAGATTAAATTCAGATGAGATATTGCCATCTTCTGGAAAGTAGTATGACTTGTAAAAAATTGATGGGGTGATTTACTATTCCTGACAGCGATAGGCTATTTGAACTCAGGGCAGACTCTATAGTATGAAGGCACTAATTAATTATTTCCAAATCTGTAGCATCAAGTCATTTGTTAGCTAGCATCCTGTGTAAAAAGACGCCATTTGTTTATATTTCTGACACTTTACATTCTGGGTTTTTAATTAGTAAATTAAATATTGAGAATCTTGTGCTCCACTTCTGTAGTAACCCCATAGGATGGGGGAAACAAAAAACTTGATAAAGTCAAGTTCCACAAGGTCTGTAGCCATGTTCTAAACATGGTGCCACACTATCATGCAGTACTGTGATTTCTTACAAGGGCAAAGGCTGGTATACTGTATTTCATTTAGAACGAATCTTACTGTGTTATGTCATGTCTAAAGATTTTTCACAGTCAAATGATCTTCTTTATCCTGTTAGGTCAGTAATAGGATGCTTTTCCCTTGCACTGATAAGATCTGGGATCTTTTCTCTCCTTTGCATCTCTCACCAAAGCTATGTACTGCAATACAGTCTATATGTGTTCAGAGTTATTAAGGAGGCATTAAATATGGCATTGGCTTGCAAATTCTCCATGAAAATGTATTGGCACAGTCACAAAAGCTACCTGCTTCCCTTTACCATAACAACTTAAAACTAATTATATTTTACTTGCCTAGGAAAAACTCATTCCAGGTGAATGGGCAAGTAGAATTTTACAAGGCTAATATAAACAATGCTCCGTTGCAAGAACAGTTTATTAAAAACAATTGTGAAGAAGTGATGGTGATCTTTAGGGCAGTCTTCAGAGATGTCATTACAATTCCCAAATGTCCAAATAcgagtgactttttaaaatacatacacTCCTGTTGTAAAATAAAAGCATGATCCACAgtcaactgaaatcaatatggATCAGGCTCCAAATTACTAAAATGATAGCTGatatattttttatattatgAGGATATTTTTGCTATACTCCCATTAGGAGATATTTCAATTGCTTGAATAGCACCTTACATTAAAAAACTAAAGTAAACTGGCAGTTAAATCCAAGACATAATCAATTTTCAAAAGACATTATTAGGGAACAAAGGTGCTTGGACTGGAGAAATTAAAATGGGCTAAAAACCAAATGCAATTAGTTAACGTACTTGAGTACTGGTTCTTCATCAGACAGAAAGCGTTGGACTGTATGCTTGTTTCCTAAGAGGCACCCAGTCAGGAATTCTTTCCATCCATCCCACACATCCAGACGAAGTGTTGTGCCTACCAACAGCAAGATGCAATCACTTAGCTTGCTTCCAGCTTTGTTAATTTTGCAATTTATAAATGTCTAAACCTCTCGGTTTGCATATAAAGGATATTTGTCTGCAACCTACTGGCTGAAGTGTGTGTGTACCACAACCCTCTCCTGGAGGGAATGTCAGGCCACACCTGTGAATAGCTTGTCGTCTAGTGGCTGGCCAGAAAAGAGAATGTAAGCCCCCTAACACTGTGAATTTACCAaactacaggggcggctctagccattttgctgccccaagcacggcggcacactgcggggggcgctctgccagtcgccggtcccgcggctccggtggacctcccgcaggcgtgcctgcggatgctctaccgaagccgcgggaccagcggaccctccacaggcacgtctgcgggaggtccaccagagccgcctgccgccctcccggcgcttggcatgctggggcctggagccgcccctgccaaacTACCAAACAATCTGAAAAGGTGTTAGTTTTGGCTAGTTTATATTCAAAAAAGGAGATGTTTGCAGTCTGTTGCACACAGATGGGATATTGATTGGTTACTTGGTCTGAAATAGCCTGAATTATGTGACCTTTCAGGCATGTAGCAAAAACTGTCTATTGGAAGGGGGTTGAGGATATGTTCTCAAAATGATGGGTTGATGGGAGGAAGCTGAAAGGAGCTTTTTGTAGCTGGCTGGCTAGTTAAGTTGTGCTATTGTTCCTGTCTGATGGTTTGCTTTTTAATGCCACTGGAAGTATTATGTTGTAAATGTGATTGAGTGTCAGGGCACCTAAAGCCTGTGTATAGgtgtcttttttattatttaaatcaaaatttaaaaaaaaccagataAATGGTAAGTAAGAAAGGACTTTGAGGTTTGCTACTAATAATCCACTATATTTTGATATTCACATTTTAAACATAGTCACAGACCCAACTTCCTGTAAACGATCTGGGGCAGTGAAGTTCAGCAGGAATTTCCTGTTCTAGGAAGTATTATAATTAAAACTTTCATTAGAAGGCATTAAAAATACTCTGGTCTCAGTCCTGATCTTTTTTTCATGGCTGTAACATCCACTGGTTTCTGGGGGTAGAAGTGGGACCAGTGTTAAAACTGCATATATCAGATAGGCTGTGAGATTCTAAATTTAATCATTTAGAGCCTCTTCCT
Encoded proteins:
- the ANKUB1 gene encoding protein ANKUB1 isoform X2 gives rise to the protein MIKDYFHIPLSEDKQGRRYLELIYAGAILKDNWILADIGISVSSTIKCVVKEEDKPAFYVYNAVIQEKVPIKGSVYLLASKVSLLKTLVTLKCGIPNSVYCLRTPEGREMYDCNTLNDYQLDIGTTLRLDVWDGWKEFLTGCLLGNKHTVQRFLSDEEPVLKYQKRVALYMAAFFGHLELAAWILKQGVRPNAAVGVHPYREWCQETHHPDVTKCPVHAAAEAGQLIILKAFVNYSVLCLECQNPAGQIPLNICIKHKHKDCVLYLVTKMWSVVSYPNFSLPMKIFIKLKQWLLRGQSHILTTKWLNQAAVFRTRVGDTVIVDGFTKPKMTSKARIKAAGNMDYKLPNLIDQTPHGKESCPLTVTKGEQKVIKLKLPPLEDANKLPNIHRLHQKKNIRKKAAQPRKDESMDQNMCLAKVPLPPISSLRNSRPPFYYSTPNAKSLLNSSSECFSEHSGRTPRDNAIYCLAIASAFKEKPWLQQLGIARTLAKKSVCKPVY
- the ANKUB1 gene encoding protein ANKUB1 isoform X1 gives rise to the protein MRIFIAFEGFCESFDISSDQTVQAVKLMIKDYFHIPLSEDKQGRRYLELIYAGAILKDNWILADIGISVSSTIKCVVKEEDKPAFYVYNAVIQEKVPIKGSVYLLASKVSLLKTLVTLKCGIPNSVYCLRTPEGREMYDCNTLNDYQLDIGTTLRLDVWDGWKEFLTGCLLGNKHTVQRFLSDEEPVLKYQKRVALYMAAFFGHLELAAWILKQGVRPNAAVGVHPYREWCQETHHPDVTKCPVHAAAEAGQLIILKAFVNYSVLCLECQNPAGQIPLNICIKHKHKDCVLYLVTKMWSVVSYPNFSLPMKIFIKLKQWLLRGQSHILTTKWLNQAAVFRTRVGDTVIVDGFTKPKMTSKARIKAAGNMDYKLPNLIDQTPHGKESCPLTVTKGEQKVIKLKLPPLEDANKLPNIHRLHQKKNIRKKAAQPRKDESMDQNMCLAKVPLPPISSLRNSRPPFYYSTPNAKSLLNSSSECFSEHSGRTPRDNAIYCLAIASAFKEKPWLQQLGIARTLAKKSVCKPVY
- the ANKUB1 gene encoding protein ANKUB1 isoform X3 codes for the protein MYDCNTLNDYQLDIGTTLRLDVWDGWKEFLTGCLLGNKHTVQRFLSDEEPVLKYQKRVALYMAAFFGHLELAAWILKQGVRPNAAVGVHPYREWCQETHHPDVTKCPVHAAAEAGQLIILKAFVNYSVLCLECQNPAGQIPLNICIKHKHKDCVLYLVTKMWSVVSYPNFSLPMKIFIKLKQWLLRGQSHILTTKWLNQAAVFRTRVGDTVIVDGFTKPKMTSKARIKAAGNMDYKLPNLIDQTPHGKESCPLTVTKGEQKVIKLKLPPLEDANKLPNIHRLHQKKNIRKKAAQPRKDESMDQNMCLAKVPLPPISSLRNSRPPFYYSTPNAKSLLNSSSECFSEHSGRTPRDNAIYCLAIASAFKEKPWLQQLGIARTLAKKSVCKPVY